The following is a genomic window from Dermatophilaceae bacterium Soc4.6.
GCGCTGGCTGAGCCAGCGGTTGTCGCACCGGCTCGGCGCGGGCGCGCGCGGCACCGACGGGGTCTGCGCGGGCGTCGACTTCCGCAGCCCACGCTCCCTGGTGGCAACTCTGACCGGGACCGAGCGCTCCGACCCGTGGGACCCCGAGCGGCTCGTGTGGCCGGTGCTCGCCGCGATCGACGCCTCTCTCGGTGAGCCGTGGTGCCGGGCCCTGGCCTCGCACCTCGGTGAGGGACGGCAGGGTCAGGAGCGCGACCTGCGCCGTGGCCGTCGCTGGTCCGTGGCCCGTCGGCTGGCCGGCCTCCTCGCCGCCTACGCCGTGCAGCGGCCGACGCTGCTGCAGGGGTGGAGCGAGGGACGCGACGACGACGGCGCCGGCGCCCACCTGCCCGACGACCTGCGCTGGCAGGCCCCGCTCTGGCGGGCGGTGCAGGCCCGGGTCGAGGCACCTGCCCCGCACGAGCGCCACGTGCGCACGATCGCCGCGATCGTCGGGGGGAGCCCGCTCGACCTGCCGCACCGGCTCTCGCTCTTCGGCCACACGCGGCTGCCGGTCAGCGAGGTCGAGCTGCTGCGCGCCGTCGGTGAGGTGCGCGAGGTCCACCTCTGGCTGCCGACACCCTCGCCGGCCCTCTGGGAGCGGCTCGGGCCGCACGTGGCGTCGGGCGCCGTCGCGCGCACCGCCGACGAGTCGGCGGTGCTGGTGTCGCACCCGTTGCTTTCGTCGCTCGGGCGCGACACCCGAGAGCTGCGGCGCTCGCTCTCCGTCGTCGAGGGGGGAGGCGGGGTCGGCGGGGGAGGGGTCTCGACGACCGTGCTCGAGCCGTCGTCGTCGCCGGACACCCTCCTCGGATGGCTCCAGGACGACCTGCGGCACGACCGCGAGCCCTCGTCCACGACCCGGTCGGACCGGGTCGTCGTCGCTGGCGACCGGTCGGTCCAGGTGCACGCCGCCCATGGCACGGCGCGCCAGGTCGAGGTGCTGCGCGACGTGCTCGTCGGCCTGCTCGCCGACGACCCGACGCTCGAGCCGCGAGACATCGTCGTCATGTGCCCCGACATCGACACCTACGCCCCGCTCTTCCACGCCGCCTTCGGTCTCGCAGGGGTGCTCGAGCCCGGCGAAGGGGGTCACCCGGCCCACCGGCTGCGGCTGAGGCTCGCCGACCGGGGCACGGCGCTGACCAATCCCTTCCTCGCCCTCGCGGCGGCCGTGCTCGACCTCGCGGCCGGGCGAGCCACCCTCAGCGGGGTCCTCGCCCTCGCCGGGAGCGCCCCGGTGCGCCATCGGTGGGCCCTCGGTGACGACGACCTCGACACGCTGGCCTCGTGGGCCGCTGACTCGGGGGTGCGGTGGGGGCTCACCGCCGCGCTGCGCAGCGACTACGGGCTGTCCACCGTCGGCGACAACACCTGGCGCGCGGGCACCGACCGGCTGCTCACCGGTGTCGCGGTCGCCGAGAGCGGCTCCCTCGTCGCGGGGGTGCTGCCACTCGACGACGTCTCGAGCGCCCAGGTCGAGCTGGTCGGCCGGGCCGCCGAGCTGGTGGACCGCGTCGAGGCCGCCGTCGAGCAGCTGCGCGCGTCCACGGGTCTCGGCGAGTGGCTCGAGGTCCTGCGCGAGGGGGTCCTCGGCCTGGGCTCCGCCGCACCTCAGGATGCCTGGCAGGTCGCGCAGTTCGAGCGCGAGCTGAGCGCGGTGCTCGACGCCGGCACCGGTGGGCCGGGGGCCGACGAGCCGCAGCTGGCCCTCAGCGACCTCCGGGCCCTGCTCGACGACCGGACCGGCGCCCGCCCCACCCGGGCGAGCTTCCGCACGGGGTCCCTCACGGTCTGCACCATGGTGCCGATGCGTTCGGTGCCGCATCGCGTCGTCGCCCTCGTCGGTCTCGACGACGGGTTCTTCCCCCGCGCGACGGGCACGGACGGCGACGACGTGCTGGCCCGCTCACCGTTGACCGGTGAGCGCGACGCCCGCAGCGAGGACCGGCAGCTCATGCTCGACGCCGTCCTCGCCGCCACCGAGGCGCTCGTCGTCACCTACTCCGGAGCCGATGAGGTCAGCGGCCAACCGCGGCCGCCCGCCGTGCCGCTCGGTGAGCTGCTCGACGCCCTCGACACGACCGCGACCACGCCGGACGGCGTGGCCGTGCAGCAGAGGGTCGTCGTGCACCATCCCCTGCAGCCCTACGACCCCCGCGCCCTGACCCCCGGCGGCCTCGTCGGCTCCGCACCCTTCACCTTCGACCGGGCCGCGCTCGCCGGCGCCGAGGTCAGCGCCGTCCTCGCCGCCCAGCAGGCCGGCACGCCCTCGGGCGAGCGTCGAGCGCGCAGGGGCCTGCTCGACCACCGGCTGCCCCCACTGCTCGAGCAGGACGTCACCCTCTCCGACCTGCAGGACGTGCTCGCCCACCCGGCCAGGGCGTTCCTGCGCCAGCGCCTCGACATCGCTGTTCCCCGCGAGGACCACGAGCCCTCGGACGCGATCCCCCTCGAGCTCGACAGCCTGCAGAAGTGGGCGGTGGGCGACCGTCTGCTGAAGCGGCTGCTCGACGGGGCCGACCCCGGCTCGGTCTTCGACGCCGAGCAGCGACGGGGTCAGCTCCCCCCGGGCGACCTGTCCGAGGCTCTCTTCATGGAGGTCGCGGGCCGGTCGGCCGCACTGGCGCAGGGCACCGCCGACATCCGGCTCACCCCATCGCGCAGCCTCGACATCGACGTGACCCTGCCCGACGGGCGACGGCTCACCGGTGTCGTCGCCGGTGCCCGTGGCCACCGCCTCGTGCGGGTCCACTACTCGGCGCTGGCCGCGAAGCACCGACTGGCCTCCTGGCTCGACCTGCTGGCCGTCGCGGTCACCCATCCCGAGCAGCCGTGGACCGTCGCCACCGTCGGGTGGCGCGGAGGGCGGGACCAACGCCCCCAGGCCAGCGAGCTGCGCGCGCCGCAGGACGCCCTCGACGTGCTGGTCGAGCTGGTCGACCTGCGTGACCGCGCGATGCGAGAGCCGCTGCCGATGGCCGTCAAGACCTCCGCGGCCTGGGCCGAGGCCGCCGTCAGACGGCGTCCCGCGGAGTACGGCGCCAGGCGAGAGTGGGAGACCGCGGCTGACGCGATGGTGCCGGGCGAGCAGGACGACGCGGCGCACGTGCTCGTGCACGGGTCACGCTTGCCCTTCGACGACGTCAAGAACGCCGGGGCCGGGGCCGCCGGTCTCGACGAGCGATGGAACGACCAGCCCTCACGACTCGGACGTCTCGCCGTCCGCCTGTGGGAGCCCCTGCTGCGGCACGAGCGGACGTGGTTGCTGTGACGGCCCACCCTCCGCTCGACCTGCCGACCTTCGACATCACCGACGGCCTGCCCACCACGGGCACGACGCTGCTCGAGGCCAGTGCCGGCACCGGCAAGACGTGGACGATCGCCTCGCTCGTCACCCGCTACGTCGCCGACGGGCACTGCCTGCTCGGGCAGATGCTCGTCGTCACCTTCGGTCGGGCGGCCAGCCAGGAGCTGCGCCAGCGGGTGCGCGAGCAGCTCGTCGAGGCCTCGCGGGTGCTGTCCGCGCCCGACCGGCGAGCGCTGTTGCCCGAGGCCCTGCCCCGCGGCATACGGCCGCTGCTGCCTGTCCTGCTCGAGGGTGACGACGAGCAGCTCGACCTGCGGCTGCGCCGTCTGCGCACCGCGCTGGCCGACGTCGACTCCGCCACGATCGCCACGACCCACCAGTTCTGCCACCAGGTGCTCGACGGGCTCGGCATCGCCGGCGACACCGATGCGCATGCCCGCCTGGTCGACGATCTCGACGACCTGCTCGTGGAGGTGGTCGACGACCTCGTCCTCGCCGACCACACGGCGGGTCCCGGTCGTGCTGCGGGTGAACCGGCGGGGGCCCGGTCGCTCACGAGGGGGGAGGCGCTCACCCTCGCCCGTGAGGTCGTCAGCGACCCGCAGGCCCGGCTCGAGCCCGCGCAGGCCGACCCGGCGACCCCCGTCGGAGCGCGCGTCGCGTTCGCCCGGCGGGTGCGCGCCGAGATCGACCGCCGCAAGCGACGGCTCGGGGTGCTCGGCTACGACGACCTGCTCAGCCAGCTTGCCGACGCGCTCGCCGACGAGCAGGCCCCGGCCCGGCAGCGGATGCGCGAGCGATGGCACGTGGTGCTCGTCGACGAGTTCCAGGACACCGACCCGGTGCAGTGGCAGGTGCTCGACCGGGCCTTCAGCGGCCACGCGACGATGGTGCTGATCGGTGACCCGAAGCAGGCGGTCTACGCCTTCCGCGGTGGCGACATCGTCACCTACCTCGCGGCCGCCGACACGGCCTCGCAGTCGCGCACGCTCGGCACCAACCAGCGCAGCGACGCGGCCCTCCTCTCCGGCCTACAGACCGTGCTCAGGGGTGCCGCGCTCGGCGACGGGCGGATCGTGGTCCGCGAGGTCTCCGCCGCCCACGGCGAGAGCCGTCTGCGGGGGGCCCCGTCCGCCGCTCCCTTCCGTCTGCGGATCCTCGACCGCTACTCCATGGGTCTCGACCCCGGCAAGACGGCATCGGTGGCCGAGCTGCGCGAGGAGGTCGCCAAGGACCTCGCGGCCGACGTCGCGACCCTCCTGGCCGCGGGCGCGACCTTCGACGACCGGGCGCTGCTGCCGCGCGATGTCGCGATCCTCTGCCGCACCGCCGCCCAGTGCCGGGTCGTGCAGGCGGCCCTCGAGTCGGTCGGGGTGCGGTGCGTCTACACCGGTGCCGGGTCGGTCTTCCGTCCCGACGCCACCGGTCGCCCCGCCGAGGCGGCGGCGGCCTGGCTCACCCTGCTCGAGGCGATGGAGCAGCCACACCGCAGCAACCGGGTCCGCGCCGCCGCGCTGACGCCGTTCCTCGGCCACACGGTCGACGACCTCGACGCCGAGGGGGAGCAGCTCACCGACCGGGTCGCCGACACCGTGCGTGACTGGGCCGTGCTCCTGCGGGCTCGGGGTGTGGCCGCGGTCCTCGAGGTGGCCTCGGCCCGTGGCGGCCTGGCCTCCCGCGTGCTGGCCCACCCCGGGGGCGAGCGGCTGATGACCGACCTGCGGCACGCGGGCGAAGCGCTCCACACGGCCGTTCGACGCGATGGTCTGGGTCTGCCGGGCCTCATCGGCTGGCTGCGCCAGCAGATGTCCGACGAGCACGTCGCCGTCGCCTCCGAGCGGGCCCGGCGCCTCGACTCCGACGCCTCGGCCGTGCAGGTGATGACCATCCACGTGAGCAAGGGCCTGCAGTTCCCCGTGGTCTACCTGCCGGGCCAGAGCGACCTCTATGCCGGGGGCACCCCCCGCACCCTGCGCTACCACGACGACGACGGCATCCGCTGCCTCGACGTCGGCGGCGACCCGACGCTCGACGTCGTGGAGCGGGTGCGCCGCGAAGAGCTCGCCGAGGAGCTGCGGGTCCTCTACGTCGGCCTGACACGGGCCCAGTCGCAGGTCGTCGCCTGGTGGTTCCCGAGCGCCCGCAACACCACGGCCTCGCCGCTGCACCGGGTGCTCTTCGGCCGAGGACCGGGGGAGGCGCAGGTGCCTGACCAGGCAGCCGTCCCCGACGACCGCACCGTCGTCCTGCGGGCTCGCGAGTGGCAGTCGCTGGGCGGGCCGGTCGTCGAGCCTGCGAGGCCCGGGGTGGCCCCGTCCCCACCGGCAGGGGCAGGCGGCGCGACGCTCGGTGTGCGCACCCTCCAGCGCGACATCGACCACGGGTGGACCCGCACGTCCTACACCGGGCTCACCACGGCGGCCGAGTCGGCCGGTGTGCCGGACCCGCTCGGCCCGACCAGCGAGCCCGAGAGCGTCCCGCGCGACGACGAGCCCGAGATCGTGACCAGACCGGTCGAGCACGAGGAGACGATGCGCTCGCCGATGGCCGACCTACCCGTCGGGGCGACCTTCGGCTCGCTCGTCCACGCCGTGCTCGAGCACGCGGATCCCGCAGCCACCGAGCACGGCGGTGACTGGCGGGCCGAGCTGGCCCACCACGTGCGCGAGCAGCTGGTGCGATGGCCCGTGACCCTCGACCCGGCGGTCCTCGTCGACGCCCTCGTCGCCGTCAACGACACCCCGCTGGGGCCGCTGGCGGCCACGACGCTGCGTCAGGTGAGCAGGGGCGACCGGCTGTGCGAGCTCGACTTCGAGCTCCCGCTCTCGGGTGGTGACGACCGCGACGCCGCGCATACGGCGCAGCCGGTGACGCTGCGGGACCTCGCCCCGCTGATGCGCCGGCACCTCGCCGCCGACGACCCGCTCGCGCCCTACGCCGACGTCGTCGACGACGCGGCCTACGGGCTCGACCTGCGCGGCTACCTCAACGGCTCGCTCGACCTCGTGCTGCGGGTCGGTGGGCGATACCTCGTGGCCGACTACAAGACCAACTGGCTGGGCGACCTCGACGAGGTCGGCCGGGACGCGCCCCGCCTCGATGCGCAGGACTATGCGCCCGATCGGCTGGCGACGGCGATGGGCCACTCGAGCTACCCCCTGCAGGCGCTGCTCTACGCCGTGGTCCTGCACCGCTTCCTGCGGTGGCGGGTCCGCGGCTACGACCCGGCCCACCACCTCGGTGGCGTGCTCTACCTCTACGTGCGGGGCATGTGCGGTCCGCAGACCCCCCTGGTCGACGGACACCCCTGCGGGGTGTTCTCGTGGCGTCCTCCCGTCGCGCTGGTCGAGGGGCTGTCCGACCTGCTCGACGGGGTCGCGCCGGGCCCGGACGGAGAGCTGTCGTGAGCGCCCCCGCGTCCGGGCCGGCGACCGCCGGCGACCCCTTCGACCGTCGACTCGCGCGTCGCGCCACCGGTCTGCTGCGCGCCGCGAACGAGGCCGGTGTGCTCGAGGCGTCCGACGTCCACGTCGCGGCCCGACTCGGCGAGGTGACCGGTGAGCGCCTGGAGGCGGTGCTGCTCGCCGTCGCCCTCGCGGTGCGTGCCGTCCGCCAGGGCTCGGTCTGCGTCGACCTGGGCTCGGTCGACCTCCCGGTCGCCGATCAGGCGCCGGACGCGGACTCGGGGACCGACACGACGCGCCCGGGATCGACGTCGTCCTCCAGGGGTGGCGGGCCCGTCTGGCCCGACCGTGAGGGCTGGACCGACCTCGTCGCCTCCAGTGTCGTCGTGGCCGCCGGGGCGGTCCGGGTGGACGCGGGCCTCGTCTATCTCGAGCGCTACTGGCGCGAGGAGGTGCAGGTCGACGACGACCTGAGCCGTCGCCGTGCCCTCCCGTCCCCGACGGTCGACGCCGCTCGGCTCGGCGCGGCGCTCGACGCGCACTTCCCCGTGGCCGTGTCGCCGCACGAGCCGTCCGGCTCGCCGATGGCGACCGACCCGGCTCAGCCCGGGGCCCCCGACTACCGCGAGCAGCGGGCTGCCGCCGAGCTCGCCGCCCGCCACGGCACCACCGTCATCACCGGCGGCCCCGGCACCGGCAAGACGACGACGGTCGCGCGGCTGCTCGGCACCCTGCTCGACCTCGACGGGCCCCCCGCCGGGTCCCCTGTCGGACCCGTCGACGGACCTCTCGGTGCCACCCGGCCCGGGCGGGCCCCGCGGGTGGCCCTCGCCGCTCCTACGGGCAAGGCGGCCGCCCGGATGACACAGGCGTTGCGCGACGCCGTCGCCCGCCCCGACTTCCCGGCCACCCACCGAGCCGTCCTCGACGGGCTCTCCGCCACGACCCTCCACCGGCTCCTCGGGTGGCGGCCCGGCTCGCACACCCGCTTCAGACACCACGGGGGCAACCCGCTTCCGCACGACGTGGTGGTCGTCGACGAGACGTCGATGGTCTCGCTCACCCTGATGGCTCGCCTGCTCGAGGCGCTGCGGCCACAGGCCCGTCTGGTTCTGGTCGGCGACGCCGACCAGCTCGCCTCGGTCGACGCTGGGGCCGTGCTGCACGATCTCGTCGAGGGGCTCGATGCCCTGACGAGCCTCGGGGGCGAGCCGACCGTGGCTCGGCTCGGGCGATCCCACCGCTACGGCGACGCCATCGGCGACCTCGCGCAGGCCATCCGGCACGGTGATGTCGAAGCGACCCTCGAGGCCCTCGCGGCGTCACCCGCGGCCCGTCTGGTCGAGCCCGGAGCCGCCGACGCCGAGGTGCTCGCCGGCGCGCGACAGCTCGCCCGCGCGGGGCGGGCCGGCGACCCGGTCGCAGCCCTCGTGGCCCTGGAACGGCACCGACTCCTCACAGCGCACCGGGTGGGTGAGTACGGCGTCGCGCACTGGAACCGCCGGGTCGAGCGCTGGCTGCGTGAGGAAGGCCTCGCCGGCCCGCTCGGAGCCGAGCGCACGGCCGGCGAGCCGTTCCTCGTGACGGCCAACGACTACGGCCTGGGCCTGTTCAACGGCGACACCGGCGTCGTCGTCCGCGGCGAGGACGGTCTCCTCGTCGCTCGCGTGGCTGACGGCACCCCGCAGGGGCGGGCGATGGCGGTGAGCCGTCTGGCCGAGGTCGAGACCGCGTATGCCATGACGGTGCACCGCAGCCAGGGCAGCCAGTTCGACGCGGTGACGGTGATCCTGCCGCCTGCCGACTCACCGCTGCTCACCCGCGAGCTGCTCTACACCGCGGTGACGAGGGCCCAGTCACGGGTGACGGTGGTCGGCACCCCGGAGGAGGTGCGAGCGGCGGTCGAGCGCCCGGCCCAACGGGCGAGCGGGTTGGCCCGACGCCTGGCGGGAGGCAGCCGGCTCAGCGGTCGGGAGAGCGGCTGACTACCCTGAGGGGGTGTTGTCCTGGCTCACCGTCGCGGTGCTCGTCGTGGCCGTCCTCTACGGCGTCATCGCTCTCGTCCACGTGCTGCGGGACACCGTGGTCGACGACCGTCTCCTGCTGGCGGCCGCAGCCCTCGAGGTGCTCCTGGTGGCCCAGGTCGTCGTCGGGATCGTGCAGGGCCTGAACACCACGCGCGACTTCGAGGCGCCCGTGTTCTACGCCTACCTGGGCACCCTCCCGCTCGTGCCCCCCTTCGTGACCCTCCTGGCGCTCAAGGACAAGACCCGATGGGCCATGGGCGTCGTCGCCGGCTCGGCCGTCGTGATCGCAGTCTTCCTGGCCCGGCTGACCCAGATGTGGACCCTCCATGGTTGACCCGAACCCCGCTCCCCACCCCGCTGCCTCCGGAGCCGGAGCCGGAGCCGGAGACGCCCGACCCGCGGGTCGCGGCTTCGGCATCGTCCTTGTCGCCCTCTACGCACTCTTTGCGCTCGCGGCCACGGGCAGGGCGTCGTACCAGCTGATCTCGGAGTTCTCCAAGGCCCCGGTGGCCTACCTGCTCTCGGCGCTCGCTGCCGTCATCTACCTCGTGGCCACGGTCGCGCTCGCGCGCGACGACCGCACCTCCCTGCGGGTGGCCAAGGCGGCGATCTCGGTCGAGCTGGTCGGGGTCCTGCTGGTCGGCCTGCTGTCCTACCTCGCGCCCGCGGACTTCCCCGACAAGACCGTGTGGTCGCACTTCGGCTCGGGCTACGGCTACGTGCCGCTCGTGCTCCCCGTCCTCGGCCTGCTCTGGTTGCGGCGGACGCGCCGGAGCTGACCTCGCTCGCGGTACGCGTGACCCCCGCGACGGGCCGCGGCACGAGAGGATGGGTGGGTGAGCGGATACGACCCCTTGGCATCGCACCGCACCGGCGACGGGCCGAGGTTCGACGTGCTCCTCGCGGGCACGGTCTTCCTCGACATCATCTTCACCGGGCTCGCCGCACTGCCCGTGGGGGGGACCGAGGTGTGGGCCGACGGGATGGGCTCCTGCCCGGGAGGCATCGCCAACCTCGCGATCGCTTCCAGCCGGCTCGGGTTGCGCACGTCCCTGGCGGCCACCTTCGGTGACGACGACTACGCCGACTTCTGCTGGCGGACCCTCTCGGAGCAGGAGGGGGTCGACCTCTCCCGCTCGCAGCGGATCGCCGACTGGCACTCGCCGGTGACGGTCTCGATGAGCATCGACCGCGACCGCGGGATGGTCACCCACGGTCACGCACCCCCGATGTCGTCCACCCAGCTGATCGGCCGCCCGCCCCTGACCCGCAGCGTGCTCGTCGACCTCGCCGAGGCCTTCGGCGACGGGTCCGACGACGACGGCCCCTCGTGGGTCGAGATGGCCGCGGACGACGGTGCGCTCGTCTTCGGGGACATCGGCTGGGACGCCACGGGGTCCTGGTCGCCCCGAGTGCTCGACCGGCTCGCCCACTGCCACGCCTTCCTGCCCAACGCCGTCGAGGCGATGGCCTACACCCGGGCCGACACGCCGCACGACGCGCTCTACGACCTCGCCGACCGCGTGCCGCTCGCTGTGGTCACCCTCGGCCCCGGTGGAGCCATCGCGATCGACGGCACCACGGGGGAGGAGGCGTCGGTGCCGGCGCTGCGGGTGCCGGCCCTCGACCCCACCGGCGCCGGTGACGTGTTCGCCGCATCGCTCGTGCTCGGCACCCTGAGCGGCTGGGCCCTGACCGAACGGCTGGCCTTCGCGACCCTGTGCTCGTCGCTCGCCGTGCAGCAGTTCGGTGGTTCGCTCGCGGCACCCGGCTGGGGCGACATCGCCGACTGGTGGCACGGCATCCGGGACGAGCCCGCGACGACGTCGTATGCCGCGGCCGTCCGTCGCCGCTTCGCCTTCCTCGACGGGATCCTGCCCGACGACGCGACCCTCGCGACCGGAGCCGCGGTCCGGCGCGCCGCGGCGACCATCGCGCGTCAGGCCGACGTCGGCGGGCCCTGAGGTATCAGGCGCGTGGGCCGAGGCCTCCTGTCGGGTGACCCCGAGCCAGAGGTGCCCCGTGAACGTCGTCAACCGTCTCGCCAGCGCCACCAGCGCGCCCACCATCCCCCTGCTCAGGGCCCCGGAGTCGTGGCCACCGTGGGTCATCGGTGCCAGCGCGATGGTTGCGCTCGCCCTGCTCGACCTCGTGGGCGCCGTCGCCGCCAAGGAGTGGTCGCGCAGCGGTGACACCAGGCCGCTCCTGACTGGAGTCGTCGCGTTCCTCACCCTCTTTTGGGTCTACGCGTCGGCCCTGCAGTACGCCGAGCTCGCGCTGGTCACCCTCGGCTGGATCGTCGCGCTGCAGGTGGCCCTGCTCGTCGTCGACCACGTGAGGTACGGCGTGCGCCTCCCGACCGGGTCGTGGGTGGCGGTGGCCGTCATCCTCGCGGCTCAGGCCTACCTGCTCCTCGCGCCCAGCTCCACCCCACCCCCTGCCTGACCCCCCTGACCCCCCCTGACCCTCGTCGACTCGACGCAGCGTCGAGTCGACGGGGAGGGGTCAGTGACCGGACTCGGTGTAGCCGCGGCCACCCTCGAGGGCGGCCGCCACGCGGCGGGCGGTGAAGTCGGTGGCGCGCTCGCGCACCTGCTGCGGGTCGAGGAACTGCGCGTCGCGGATCTCGCGCTCCTGCTTGACGATCCGTGTCACCACGTCGCCCGGCTGAACCCCGCCGTCGAAGACGAGGCACAGGGCGTCGTCCCAGCCGCCCCACGGGGGCAGCCAGTCGGTGAGCAGGAGGTCGCCGGCCTCGATCGTCAGGCCGAGCTCCTCCTCGAGCTCACGAGAGACCGCCAGCCGGGGTGACTCGCCCACCTCGACGACCCCACCCGGCAGGTCCCAGTCGCGCTTGTAGGTCAGCTGGCACATCAGCACGCGCCCGGCCTCGTCACGCACGAGCATCTGGGCGATGCCCCGCTTGCGCGGCAGGAAGGAGTTCAGCAGGGTGCGGAAGCTCGTCGGGTCGCTGAGCGGCACGTCGGTGGCAAGGCGACCGAGCAGCACCTGCTCGGTGCTCGCCGGGTCGACCCCCGTGCCCCGGGGCACCCGTTCGACGCCCTCGCGCATCAGCCCCGACCGGGTCGCCACCCGCAGGGCGGGCGCGTTGCCGGTGCCGACCCTGGCCCTGACCCTCACCAGGCCGAGCCCGCCCTGGCCTTCGTGCGTCAGCGCCCAGTCGACGAGCAGGCGCACGGCCCGGCTGCCGAAGCCGCGCCCACGGTGCGGCTCGGTGAGCTCCCACGAGAGGTCGCCGACGCCGGGGTCGGTGGTGCGGACGCCCACCACGCCCGCGGCCTGACCGGGCTGGGAGTCGTCGTTGCTGCCCACGACGACGACGAAGGAGACCATCGCCGGGTCCTCGTCATCGCGCTCTCGCAGCACGACGGCGCCGTCCGTGAGCTCGCGCCGGGGGCCGGTGGCTGGTCGCACCACCTCACTCTAGCTGCGGGTCAGCGCGGCTCGAGGAGCAGCACCGGGATGGTGCGCGACGTCTTCTGCTGGTACTCCGCGTAGGGGGCGAACGCCGCGACCGCGCGCTCCCACCACTGCTCGCGCTCGGCACCCTCGAGCTCGCGCGCGCGCACGTCGTGCTTCACCGTGCCGTCCTGCACGACGATGTCCGGGTCGGCCTTGAGGTTGAGATACCACTGCGGGTCGCTGGGGGCGCCGCCTTTGCTCGCGACGGCGAGGTAGACCCCGTCGTGCTCCACCCGCATCAGCGGCACCTTGCGGATCTTGCCGCTCTTGGCCCCCCGCATCGTCAGGACCATCACCGGCAGCCCGTTGAGGTCGACGGCGTTGGTGTCGCCGGCCGCCTCGATGGCTGCCACCTGCTGTCGGACCCACTCGGCGGGGCTGGGCGCGTAGTCGTCCTCGGCTGAGCCCGCGGGGCTGTCGGAAGAAGAGATCGTCATGGTCTCCATGACATCACGCCCCCTGCCAGATGGCACGTGCTGGTCTGATCTGCCCTGTGGACAACCGGATTCGGGCCTCGTGAGCGGGCCAGGCTGGTGGCATGACCTTCCACGACCTGCCCACCGACTGGGAGCTGCGCTCCCTCGACGACCCCGCCCTCGCCGCTGACGTGCTCGACCTGATCGTCAGCGACGCCGACCGACGCCGGGGTGGGATCGCGGTCCTCTTCACTCAGGATGGGCGTCTCGCCCAGCCGCTCTTCCTCGAGCTCGGCCATCCGGCGACACCGGTCGATCGCGGGATGGGCATGACGAGGCTCGCGTCGATCGCCGCCGGGCTCGCCCCCGACATCGGCA
Proteins encoded in this region:
- the recC gene encoding exodeoxyribonuclease V subunit gamma, giving the protein MPLHVHIGDRTDRLADQLGDLLADVGDDPFASELVVVPAKGVERWLSQRLSHRLGAGARGTDGVCAGVDFRSPRSLVATLTGTERSDPWDPERLVWPVLAAIDASLGEPWCRALASHLGEGRQGQERDLRRGRRWSVARRLAGLLAAYAVQRPTLLQGWSEGRDDDGAGAHLPDDLRWQAPLWRAVQARVEAPAPHERHVRTIAAIVGGSPLDLPHRLSLFGHTRLPVSEVELLRAVGEVREVHLWLPTPSPALWERLGPHVASGAVARTADESAVLVSHPLLSSLGRDTRELRRSLSVVEGGGGVGGGGVSTTVLEPSSSPDTLLGWLQDDLRHDREPSSTTRSDRVVVAGDRSVQVHAAHGTARQVEVLRDVLVGLLADDPTLEPRDIVVMCPDIDTYAPLFHAAFGLAGVLEPGEGGHPAHRLRLRLADRGTALTNPFLALAAAVLDLAAGRATLSGVLALAGSAPVRHRWALGDDDLDTLASWAADSGVRWGLTAALRSDYGLSTVGDNTWRAGTDRLLTGVAVAESGSLVAGVLPLDDVSSAQVELVGRAAELVDRVEAAVEQLRASTGLGEWLEVLREGVLGLGSAAPQDAWQVAQFERELSAVLDAGTGGPGADEPQLALSDLRALLDDRTGARPTRASFRTGSLTVCTMVPMRSVPHRVVALVGLDDGFFPRATGTDGDDVLARSPLTGERDARSEDRQLMLDAVLAATEALVVTYSGADEVSGQPRPPAVPLGELLDALDTTATTPDGVAVQQRVVVHHPLQPYDPRALTPGGLVGSAPFTFDRAALAGAEVSAVLAAQQAGTPSGERRARRGLLDHRLPPLLEQDVTLSDLQDVLAHPARAFLRQRLDIAVPREDHEPSDAIPLELDSLQKWAVGDRLLKRLLDGADPGSVFDAEQRRGQLPPGDLSEALFMEVAGRSAALAQGTADIRLTPSRSLDIDVTLPDGRRLTGVVAGARGHRLVRVHYSALAAKHRLASWLDLLAVAVTHPEQPWTVATVGWRGGRDQRPQASELRAPQDALDVLVELVDLRDRAMREPLPMAVKTSAAWAEAAVRRRPAEYGARREWETAADAMVPGEQDDAAHVLVHGSRLPFDDVKNAGAGAAGLDERWNDQPSRLGRLAVRLWEPLLRHERTWLL
- a CDS encoding UvrD-helicase domain-containing protein, which gives rise to MVAVTAHPPLDLPTFDITDGLPTTGTTLLEASAGTGKTWTIASLVTRYVADGHCLLGQMLVVTFGRAASQELRQRVREQLVEASRVLSAPDRRALLPEALPRGIRPLLPVLLEGDDEQLDLRLRRLRTALADVDSATIATTHQFCHQVLDGLGIAGDTDAHARLVDDLDDLLVEVVDDLVLADHTAGPGRAAGEPAGARSLTRGEALTLAREVVSDPQARLEPAQADPATPVGARVAFARRVRAEIDRRKRRLGVLGYDDLLSQLADALADEQAPARQRMRERWHVVLVDEFQDTDPVQWQVLDRAFSGHATMVLIGDPKQAVYAFRGGDIVTYLAAADTASQSRTLGTNQRSDAALLSGLQTVLRGAALGDGRIVVREVSAAHGESRLRGAPSAAPFRLRILDRYSMGLDPGKTASVAELREEVAKDLAADVATLLAAGATFDDRALLPRDVAILCRTAAQCRVVQAALESVGVRCVYTGAGSVFRPDATGRPAEAAAAWLTLLEAMEQPHRSNRVRAAALTPFLGHTVDDLDAEGEQLTDRVADTVRDWAVLLRARGVAAVLEVASARGGLASRVLAHPGGERLMTDLRHAGEALHTAVRRDGLGLPGLIGWLRQQMSDEHVAVASERARRLDSDASAVQVMTIHVSKGLQFPVVYLPGQSDLYAGGTPRTLRYHDDDGIRCLDVGGDPTLDVVERVRREELAEELRVLYVGLTRAQSQVVAWWFPSARNTTASPLHRVLFGRGPGEAQVPDQAAVPDDRTVVLRAREWQSLGGPVVEPARPGVAPSPPAGAGGATLGVRTLQRDIDHGWTRTSYTGLTTAAESAGVPDPLGPTSEPESVPRDDEPEIVTRPVEHEETMRSPMADLPVGATFGSLVHAVLEHADPAATEHGGDWRAELAHHVREQLVRWPVTLDPAVLVDALVAVNDTPLGPLAATTLRQVSRGDRLCELDFELPLSGGDDRDAAHTAQPVTLRDLAPLMRRHLAADDPLAPYADVVDDAAYGLDLRGYLNGSLDLVLRVGGRYLVADYKTNWLGDLDEVGRDAPRLDAQDYAPDRLATAMGHSSYPLQALLYAVVLHRFLRWRVRGYDPAHHLGGVLYLYVRGMCGPQTPLVDGHPCGVFSWRPPVALVEGLSDLLDGVAPGPDGELS